From the Solanum pennellii chromosome 4, SPENNV200 genome, one window contains:
- the LOC107016991 gene encoding uncharacterized protein LOC107016991: MHSLHKVVTFHFPLFCVSPLCSNAAVASLPKPNNALVEKACTSMPDKPFCLNYLKSKPNVISKSNPLEFALAIIQSGADDAKVIHAYLSKPKGKQSTEAIQAYKICKTYWENLASGLERSVKFITEEQGYGNDTTDYDLKVNLDQASSCTTALESAKIQDPVVKQGAKKVSLAVGGADAILVGVKPPKKLD, encoded by the coding sequence ATGCATTCTTTGCACAAAGTAGTCACATTTCATTTTCCCCTGTTCTGTGTATCTCCTCTGTGTTCAAATGCTGCTGTTGCTTCACTTCCAAAACCCAATAATGCACTTGTTGAAAAGGCTTGCACATCTATGCCTGACAAACCCTTCTGCTTAAACTACCTCAAAAGCAAACCAAAtgttatatcaaaatcaaatccGTTAGAGTTTGCACTTGCAATTATTCAATCAGGAGCTGACGATGCCAAAGTTATACACGCGTATTTGTCCAAACCCAAAGGAAAACAGAGCACAGAAGCAATTCAGGCTTATAAAATTTGCAAAACATATTGGGAAAATCTGGCTAGTGGATTGGAAAGGAGTGTGAAGTTTATTACAGAAGAACAAGGGTATGGTAATGACACAACAGATTATGATCTTAAAGTGAATCTCGACCAAGCCAGTTCATGTACAACTGCGTTAGAGTCTGCAAAGATTCAAGATCCTGTTGTCAAACAAGGGGCGAAAAAAGTCTCACTTGCTGTAGGTGGAGCTGATGCTATTCTGGTTGGAGTTAAGCCTCCTAAAAAACTGGATTAG
- the LOC107017987 gene encoding protein S-acyltransferase 8-like isoform X2, which produces MAKRVYQVWKGSNYFFLGGRLIFGPDAKSLLISLLLIIVPVTVFCVFVARHLRHEFPSYNAGYAILVVAIVFTIHVLVLLLLTSARDPGIVPRNSHPPEEEFRHELSASVEGGRQTPSLQFPRTKEVIVNGMPVRVKYCDTCMLYRPPRCSHCSICNNCVERFDHHCPWVGQCIGLRNYRFFFCFVSSAMLLCIYVFAICALYIKVLMDNNQSTVLKALKESPASVVLMAYCFISLWFVGGLTGFHLYLISTNQTTYENFRYKAENRINVYDLGCVNNFMEVFCTKVKPSRNNFRANVQEEEPRPPLPTTREAEVEMGEDQRVKVEDDLEFGGDLLKISQRHNIEDIEAEIRSRGSDVHHHNSSEADSVLGSDRRAPNVQADIRNSSWGRRSGSWEIASEVVGVKSNVTESRSHVAPKEQYQ; this is translated from the exons TATTTTTTTCTAGGTGGAAGGTTGATTTTTGGGCCGGATGCAAAGTCGTTGCTTATCAGCTTATTGCTTATCATAGTGCCCGTCACTGTTTTCTGTGTGTTCGTTGCAAGGCATTTGCGCCATGAGTTCCCATCGTACAATGCAGGATATGCTATCTTGGTAGTAGCAATTGTTTTCACCATCCAT GTACTGGTGCTGCTGCTTCTTACATCAGCTCGAGATCCAGGTATTGTTCCACGTAATTCTCATCCACCAGAGGAGGAGTTCCGTCATGAACTTTCTGCGTCGGTAGAGGGTGGAAGACAAACGCCCAGCCTTCAATTTCCCCGAACAAAAGAAGTAATTGTTAATGGGATGCCAGTCAGAGTGAAATATTGTGATACCTGCATGCTATATCGCCCTCCACGTTGTTCGCATTGCTCCATCTGTAACAATTGTGTGGAGCGATTTGATCACCACTGCCCATGGGTGGGCCAATGCATTGGATTG CGTAACTACcgttttttcttttgctttgtCTCTTCTGCTATGCTGCTATGCATCTATGTGTTTGCAATATGTGCTCTGTACATCAAGGTGCTAATGGATAATAATCAAAGCACAGTCTTGAAGGCACTGAAAGAGTCACCAGCATCCGTGGTTCTAATGGCTTATTGTTTTATTTCCCTGTGGTTTGTTGGTGGACTCACTGGCTTTCACTTGTATCTAATAAGCACCAATCAG ACAACCTATGAAAATTTCCGCTATAAAGCAGAAAACAGGATCAATGTCTATGACCTTGGTTGTGTGAACAACTTCATGGAAGTATTTTGCACAAAAGTAAAACCATCACGGAACAACTTCCGAGCTAATGTACAAGAGGAAGAACCACGACCTCCTTTGCCCACTACCAGGGAAGCTGAAGTCGAAATGGGTGAGGATCAACGAGTGAAAGTAGAAGATGATCTTGAATTTGGTGGAGACCTTCTAAAGATCTCACAGCGTCATAATATTGAAGACATTGAAGCAGAGATACGAAGCCGAGGGAGTGATGTGCACCACCATAATTCGTCTGAGGCTGATTCTGTTCTTGGGTCAGATAGGCGAGCCCCCAATGTGCAAGCAGACATACGAAATTCAAGCTGGGGAAGGAGAAGTGGGAGCTGGGAAATCGCATCAGAGGTCGTTGGCGTGAAATCCAATGTCACCGAAAGCAGGAGCCATGTTGCTCCAAAAGAGCAATATCAATGA
- the LOC107017987 gene encoding protein S-acyltransferase 8-like isoform X1 yields the protein MPCYTFCLGFHLPSFLKLISCLLQYFFLGGRLIFGPDAKSLLISLLLIIVPVTVFCVFVARHLRHEFPSYNAGYAILVVAIVFTIHVLVLLLLTSARDPGIVPRNSHPPEEEFRHELSASVEGGRQTPSLQFPRTKEVIVNGMPVRVKYCDTCMLYRPPRCSHCSICNNCVERFDHHCPWVGQCIGLRNYRFFFCFVSSAMLLCIYVFAICALYIKVLMDNNQSTVLKALKESPASVVLMAYCFISLWFVGGLTGFHLYLISTNQTTYENFRYKAENRINVYDLGCVNNFMEVFCTKVKPSRNNFRANVQEEEPRPPLPTTREAEVEMGEDQRVKVEDDLEFGGDLLKISQRHNIEDIEAEIRSRGSDVHHHNSSEADSVLGSDRRAPNVQADIRNSSWGRRSGSWEIASEVVGVKSNVTESRSHVAPKEQYQ from the exons ATGCCATGCTATACTTTTTGCTTGGGGTTTCATTTGccttcttttttaaaactcaTTTCCTGTCTCTTGCAGTATTTTTTTCTAGGTGGAAGGTTGATTTTTGGGCCGGATGCAAAGTCGTTGCTTATCAGCTTATTGCTTATCATAGTGCCCGTCACTGTTTTCTGTGTGTTCGTTGCAAGGCATTTGCGCCATGAGTTCCCATCGTACAATGCAGGATATGCTATCTTGGTAGTAGCAATTGTTTTCACCATCCAT GTACTGGTGCTGCTGCTTCTTACATCAGCTCGAGATCCAGGTATTGTTCCACGTAATTCTCATCCACCAGAGGAGGAGTTCCGTCATGAACTTTCTGCGTCGGTAGAGGGTGGAAGACAAACGCCCAGCCTTCAATTTCCCCGAACAAAAGAAGTAATTGTTAATGGGATGCCAGTCAGAGTGAAATATTGTGATACCTGCATGCTATATCGCCCTCCACGTTGTTCGCATTGCTCCATCTGTAACAATTGTGTGGAGCGATTTGATCACCACTGCCCATGGGTGGGCCAATGCATTGGATTG CGTAACTACcgttttttcttttgctttgtCTCTTCTGCTATGCTGCTATGCATCTATGTGTTTGCAATATGTGCTCTGTACATCAAGGTGCTAATGGATAATAATCAAAGCACAGTCTTGAAGGCACTGAAAGAGTCACCAGCATCCGTGGTTCTAATGGCTTATTGTTTTATTTCCCTGTGGTTTGTTGGTGGACTCACTGGCTTTCACTTGTATCTAATAAGCACCAATCAG ACAACCTATGAAAATTTCCGCTATAAAGCAGAAAACAGGATCAATGTCTATGACCTTGGTTGTGTGAACAACTTCATGGAAGTATTTTGCACAAAAGTAAAACCATCACGGAACAACTTCCGAGCTAATGTACAAGAGGAAGAACCACGACCTCCTTTGCCCACTACCAGGGAAGCTGAAGTCGAAATGGGTGAGGATCAACGAGTGAAAGTAGAAGATGATCTTGAATTTGGTGGAGACCTTCTAAAGATCTCACAGCGTCATAATATTGAAGACATTGAAGCAGAGATACGAAGCCGAGGGAGTGATGTGCACCACCATAATTCGTCTGAGGCTGATTCTGTTCTTGGGTCAGATAGGCGAGCCCCCAATGTGCAAGCAGACATACGAAATTCAAGCTGGGGAAGGAGAAGTGGGAGCTGGGAAATCGCATCAGAGGTCGTTGGCGTGAAATCCAATGTCACCGAAAGCAGGAGCCATGTTGCTCCAAAAGAGCAATATCAATGA